One Paraglaciecola mesophila genomic region harbors:
- a CDS encoding error-prone DNA polymerase — protein sequence MPLGKTRYAELFCQSNFSFLQAASHPSELIYQADYLGYQALAITDECSVAGVVRAYSEIKSKDLKVKLIVGSLFHFNAELTLVLLCPNHRAYSELCRIITNARRRAEKGQYQLDLWDLKTTKHCLAIWLPSGSIEADQHWANWLNKYYPARLWLGYQRHLLADEHLYQTHCENLSEQYSIPITACGGVLMHSPERYELLCVLNSIHKVNNIEHSVGKIPQNTERSLRPINKLKRLYPARWLAESVSIANLCTFDLSELSYQYPAELIPEDATPTSHLRDLVKRGMSIRFPEGASFAIKRIIAKELKLIEELKYEFFFLTISDIVQYAKSQHILYQGRGSAANSVVCYCLEITAVDPRQISVLFERFISKERNEPPDIDVDFEHERREEIIQYIYKKYGRERTAIAATVISYRQKSAIRDVGKALGIHESQLDFFIKNINRRDKALNWQAQITELGLDPSSGKGKHFIHLVNEIKGFPRHLSQHVGGFVISANPLYQLVPIENASMAERSVIQWDKDDLESLGLLKVDVLALGMLTAIRKTFNLIEQHHNKTISIADITRLPSDPDVYAMIQKADTVGVFQIESRAQMTMLPRLRPKCFYDLVIQIAIVRPGPIQGDMVHPFLKRRDGLEPVEYPSKEVESVLSRTMGVPIFQEQVIKIAMVAAGFSGGEADQLRRAMASWKKTGELIKFKDKLIKGMLSRGYKSQFAEQLYKQICGFGEYGFPESHSASFSVLAYVSSWLKYYYPESFYCGLLNSWPMGFYTPDQLIQDAKRHSIKVLPVCINASYYDHVIETANNQLSLRLGYRLIKGLSRKEMESFVNLRPNKGFSELAQLKESGLTKASLEALASANAFSRISDNRYTAKWLLMDSESELPLFKQLTMDNAFSPEQPSELNVLLEDYRTTGLSLDSHPVRLLNRAGLLGRYTPAAELDTIAHKSVVKVVGLVKGRQSPGTASGVTFITIEDDTGNSNVIVWQATARAQKQAYLKAQILKVNGILERGDGGVTHIIAGRLEDLSHLIDELAIHSRDFH from the coding sequence ATGCCACTTGGAAAAACCCGATATGCTGAGTTGTTTTGCCAAAGTAATTTTAGTTTTTTACAAGCAGCATCACACCCAAGCGAGCTTATTTATCAAGCTGACTATTTAGGTTATCAAGCACTTGCCATTACTGATGAATGTAGTGTTGCAGGAGTAGTGCGCGCTTACTCCGAAATAAAAAGTAAAGATCTTAAGGTAAAATTAATTGTCGGTAGCTTGTTTCATTTTAATGCTGAACTAACCCTCGTCTTGCTGTGTCCAAACCATCGAGCTTATTCAGAGCTCTGCCGAATTATAACCAACGCTCGACGCCGCGCAGAAAAAGGTCAATACCAGCTTGATTTATGGGATCTAAAAACCACTAAACATTGTTTAGCGATTTGGCTTCCTAGTGGGAGTATAGAAGCAGATCAACACTGGGCAAACTGGCTGAACAAATACTACCCAGCCCGTTTATGGCTAGGTTATCAGCGCCATCTACTCGCAGATGAACACTTATATCAAACCCATTGCGAAAATCTTAGTGAACAATACAGCATCCCCATCACCGCTTGCGGGGGTGTTCTCATGCACTCACCTGAACGCTACGAGCTACTTTGTGTATTAAATTCAATTCACAAAGTAAATAATATCGAACATTCAGTGGGAAAAATCCCACAAAATACTGAGCGTAGCCTAAGGCCTATTAACAAACTAAAAAGGCTGTATCCAGCGAGATGGCTAGCTGAAAGTGTCAGCATTGCGAATTTATGCACGTTTGATTTAAGCGAGTTGAGTTATCAATACCCTGCTGAGCTTATCCCAGAGGATGCGACCCCTACTTCGCACCTACGCGATTTAGTTAAAAGAGGCATGTCAATTCGATTCCCCGAAGGGGCAAGTTTTGCAATAAAACGCATTATTGCAAAAGAGCTTAAACTGATTGAGGAATTAAAATACGAATTTTTCTTTTTAACCATTTCAGACATAGTTCAGTATGCAAAATCTCAGCATATTTTATATCAAGGTCGAGGCTCAGCAGCAAACTCTGTGGTCTGCTATTGCCTAGAGATTACCGCTGTCGACCCGAGACAAATCTCGGTTTTATTCGAGCGATTTATCTCAAAAGAGCGCAACGAACCACCAGACATTGATGTTGATTTTGAGCACGAAAGACGTGAAGAAATTATTCAATATATTTACAAAAAGTATGGTCGAGAAAGAACGGCTATTGCAGCTACAGTAATCTCATATCGTCAAAAAAGTGCGATCCGCGATGTAGGAAAAGCATTAGGTATCCATGAGTCTCAACTCGACTTTTTTATTAAAAATATTAATCGTCGAGATAAAGCACTTAACTGGCAAGCACAAATTACAGAGCTGGGTTTAGACCCAAGCTCTGGTAAAGGTAAACATTTCATTCACCTAGTAAATGAAATTAAAGGCTTTCCCCGTCACTTATCACAACATGTTGGCGGCTTTGTGATCTCAGCCAACCCACTCTATCAACTCGTGCCTATTGAAAATGCTTCTATGGCCGAACGTAGTGTTATTCAGTGGGACAAAGATGACTTAGAAAGCCTAGGACTGCTAAAAGTAGATGTACTAGCACTGGGTATGTTAACCGCCATACGAAAGACTTTTAATTTGATTGAGCAGCATCACAATAAAACAATTTCAATTGCCGATATTACCCGGCTGCCTAGCGATCCCGATGTGTACGCCATGATACAAAAAGCAGATACAGTCGGGGTATTTCAGATTGAATCTCGCGCGCAAATGACCATGCTGCCCCGCTTACGCCCAAAGTGCTTTTACGATTTAGTCATTCAAATTGCTATTGTCAGACCCGGACCGATTCAAGGTGATATGGTGCATCCTTTTCTAAAACGCCGAGACGGCCTTGAGCCTGTTGAGTATCCATCAAAAGAAGTTGAGTCGGTATTATCTCGCACTATGGGTGTGCCAATTTTTCAAGAACAAGTAATTAAAATCGCTATGGTAGCGGCCGGCTTTAGCGGTGGTGAGGCAGATCAGCTTCGCAGGGCAATGGCCAGTTGGAAGAAAACTGGCGAACTGATTAAGTTCAAAGATAAGTTAATAAAGGGCATGTTGAGCCGTGGTTACAAAAGCCAGTTCGCAGAACAGTTATATAAACAGATTTGCGGTTTTGGTGAATATGGCTTTCCTGAATCGCATTCAGCCTCTTTTTCCGTATTGGCTTATGTCTCTTCTTGGTTGAAATACTATTATCCAGAAAGCTTTTATTGTGGCCTACTCAATAGTTGGCCCATGGGTTTCTATACCCCAGATCAACTTATACAAGACGCTAAGCGCCATAGTATTAAAGTGCTACCTGTATGCATTAATGCCTCATATTATGATCACGTTATAGAGACAGCCAACAACCAACTTTCACTTCGTTTAGGTTATCGACTAATTAAAGGCTTATCCCGAAAGGAAATGGAAAGCTTTGTGAATTTGCGCCCAAATAAAGGCTTTAGTGAATTAGCTCAACTTAAAGAGTCAGGCTTAACTAAGGCATCGTTAGAAGCATTGGCTAGCGCCAATGCATTTAGCCGTATTAGCGATAACCGCTACACAGCCAAATGGCTACTTATGGACTCAGAAAGCGAATTACCGCTGTTTAAACAACTAACTATGGATAATGCATTTAGCCCTGAGCAGCCTAGCGAGCTGAACGTCTTACTAGAAGATTATCGCACCACAGGACTGAGCTTAGACTCTCACCCAGTACGTTTACTCAACCGAGCCGGTTTGCTGGGCCGTTATACGCCAGCGGCTGAACTAGACACTATTGCCCATAAATCTGTAGTCAAGGTCGTTGGCTTAGTAAAAGGAAGGCAAAGCCCAGGTACTGCATCAGGCGTTACTTTTATCACTATTGAAGATGATACAGGCAATAGCAATGTAATCGTATGGCAAGCAACCGCTCGCGCCCAAAAACAAGCCTACTTAAAAGCGCAAATACTAAAGGTCAACGGTATATTAGAAAGAGGTGATGGGGGCGTAACTCACATCATCGCCGGAAGGTTGGAAGACCTTAGCCACTTAATAGATGAACTAGCCATCCACTCAAGAGATTTTCATTAA
- a CDS encoding gamma carbonic anhydrase family protein, whose product MSIRTYKGIKPTLAESCYIDESSVMVGDIECADHVSIWPLVAARGDVNYIKIGARSNVQDGSVLHVSRVSKENPKGHPLIIGEDVTVGHKCMLHGCELGNRILVGMGAIVMDGAIVEDDVFIGAGSLVPPNKRLESGYLYVGSPVKQARPLKDSERAFLKVSADNYVRLKNEYLEEV is encoded by the coding sequence ATGAGTATTAGAACGTATAAAGGTATAAAGCCAACACTAGCTGAGAGCTGCTATATAGATGAATCAAGCGTGATGGTGGGCGATATCGAATGCGCCGATCACGTAAGTATTTGGCCATTGGTAGCAGCGCGGGGTGATGTTAACTATATTAAGATAGGAGCTAGAAGTAATGTTCAGGATGGTTCAGTGCTGCATGTGAGCCGCGTGAGTAAAGAAAACCCGAAAGGCCATCCGCTTATAATAGGTGAAGATGTGACTGTCGGTCATAAATGTATGTTGCATGGCTGCGAGTTGGGTAACCGCATTTTGGTTGGTATGGGTGCGATAGTAATGGATGGCGCTATAGTTGAAGATGACGTATTTATAGGTGCTGGAAGCTTAGTTCCACCAAACAAGCGTTTAGAAAGTGGTTATCTTTATGTAGGTAGCCCAGTTAAACAAGCTAGGCCACTGAAAGATTCAGAACGTGCGTTTTTGAAAGTATCGGCTGATAACTACGTCAGGCTTAAAAACGAATACCTAGAAGAAGTATAA
- the aroE gene encoding shikimate dehydrogenase, giving the protein MDRYAVFGNPIEHSKSPLIHSMFAKQTEQNIEYGRQQPDINGFNDAIAGFFTQGYTGANVTSPFKLDAFRFADELTPRAKAAEAVNTLYKREDGSVLGDNTDGAGLVQDLQRLRGELDGKNLLLIGAGGATRGVILPLLRAQVHNIHIANRTASKAQQLAIMFEKEGAITASGFNDLPETYYDLIVNCTSSSLDGGLPEITSSIFTHASFAYDMTYKARATSFMVWAEKSNVNIKTADGLGMLVGQAAESFYVWRNIRPEIEPVIEAVREML; this is encoded by the coding sequence ATGGACCGATACGCAGTTTTTGGTAATCCCATCGAGCACAGTAAATCCCCTTTGATCCACAGCATGTTTGCTAAGCAAACTGAGCAGAATATCGAATACGGACGTCAGCAGCCCGATATCAACGGGTTCAATGATGCTATCGCAGGCTTTTTTACCCAGGGATACACCGGCGCGAATGTCACTTCTCCTTTCAAGCTTGATGCGTTTCGTTTTGCTGATGAATTAACACCGCGCGCCAAAGCCGCAGAGGCGGTTAATACTTTATATAAGCGCGAAGATGGCTCAGTTCTAGGCGACAATACTGATGGAGCTGGCTTAGTTCAGGATCTTCAGCGCCTGCGGGGAGAGTTAGACGGTAAAAATTTATTATTGATCGGTGCTGGTGGAGCAACCCGAGGCGTAATACTCCCGCTGCTCAGAGCCCAAGTACACAATATTCATATTGCCAACCGCACTGCCAGCAAAGCCCAACAACTCGCTATTATGTTTGAAAAAGAAGGGGCGATTACTGCTTCAGGGTTCAACGATTTACCCGAAACATACTACGACTTAATTGTTAACTGTACCTCATCAAGCTTAGATGGAGGTTTACCCGAGATCACTTCGAGCATTTTTACTCACGCGTCGTTTGCCTATGACATGACGTATAAAGCACGAGCAACATCTTTTATGGTCTGGGCAGAAAAGAGCAACGTAAATATTAAAACGGCTGATGGGCTAGGAATGTTGGTAGGGCAAGCGGCGGAAAGCTTTTATGTTTGGCGTAATATAAGGCCAGAAATAGAACCTGTTATTGAAGCTGTGCGAGAAATGCTGTGA